One stretch of Stigmatella aurantiaca DNA includes these proteins:
- a CDS encoding restriction endonuclease fold toxin 5 domain-containing protein produces the protein MKIHEDEFEEALGALVLEMPLAIRSMQARWLVRTSHSAHEGDMAWHVLLRRSHGGVCAAAGPSQDCLSPLEDVGRWGDRDRLMVALGLSLRPLKRSIAEAVKETLTPQLFYAAAVTGLVTWVALAAAPEPMFTKAAAVVAAVMMAYLGVDAFLEVLKASVELKRATDVATTVEDLERAGQRFGQTLGTQGARVFILAVTVAVSRGTGGTATWLAARMPLLPRFPEAAALAAAQVGLRLSAVEQVGAVAVVEGQLALTLAPTAVAMAVTGSGGASSGGPGTWVQVNESMSASARKYQAQVTGAPEGSAYRVKGGGEQADFDGYRDGVLLEAKGPGYAKFIDEDLDPVGFFKGADKVVEQARRQWVAAEGGPIRWLVAEEKFAAALRKLFRFNDIGIEIIHVPQV, from the coding sequence GTGAAGATCCATGAGGACGAGTTCGAGGAGGCACTGGGGGCTTTGGTGTTGGAAATGCCGCTGGCCATCCGCTCCATGCAGGCGCGCTGGCTGGTGCGTACCTCCCATTCCGCCCATGAGGGGGACATGGCATGGCATGTCCTGCTTCGCAGGAGCCATGGGGGCGTCTGCGCGGCCGCTGGGCCCAGCCAGGACTGTCTGTCACCCTTGGAGGATGTGGGAAGGTGGGGAGACAGGGACAGGCTGATGGTGGCGCTGGGGCTGTCACTTCGGCCTCTCAAGAGGAGCATCGCCGAGGCGGTGAAGGAGACACTCACGCCTCAGCTTTTCTATGCAGCGGCCGTCACGGGGTTGGTGACGTGGGTGGCGTTGGCGGCGGCACCCGAGCCCATGTTCACCAAGGCTGCGGCGGTAGTGGCCGCGGTAATGATGGCCTACCTGGGCGTGGACGCCTTCCTGGAGGTGTTGAAGGCCAGCGTGGAACTGAAGAGGGCCACGGACGTGGCAACCACCGTGGAGGACTTGGAGAGGGCAGGGCAGAGGTTCGGCCAAACCCTGGGGACCCAAGGCGCGCGAGTCTTCATCCTGGCGGTGACGGTGGCGGTGAGCCGTGGGACCGGTGGGACTGCCACGTGGCTGGCGGCCCGGATGCCCTTGCTTCCGCGGTTCCCGGAAGCGGCGGCATTGGCAGCGGCCCAAGTAGGGCTGAGGCTGTCGGCGGTGGAGCAGGTGGGGGCAGTGGCGGTGGTGGAGGGCCAGCTTGCGCTCACGTTGGCGCCCACGGCCGTGGCCATGGCTGTCACGGGCTCGGGGGGCGCTTCCTCAGGGGGGCCTGGCACGTGGGTGCAGGTGAACGAGAGCATGTCCGCGAGCGCCCGGAAGTATCAGGCGCAGGTGACAGGGGCTCCGGAGGGGTCGGCCTACCGGGTCAAGGGAGGAGGAGAACAAGCGGACTTTGATGGGTATCGGGACGGAGTCTTGCTGGAGGCCAAAGGCCCTGGGTATGCGAAGTTCATCGATGAGGATCTGGACCCTGTCGGTTTCTTCAAGGGGGCCGATAAAGTGGTCGAGCAGGCCCGCCGCCAGTGGGTTGCGGCTGAGGGGGGGCCCATCCGGTGGCTCGTTGCCGAAGAGAAATTCGCGGCGGCCCTCCGCAAACTCTTTCGCTTCAACGATATCGGTATCGAGATCATCCATGTCCCCCAGGTTTGA
- a CDS encoding AbfB domain-containing protein gives MTPFSWRTRLGREARRLLPLCCGLLSLQGAQAAWSLKTPPLSTQWTSQVSPANALPEYPRPQMVRADWLNLNGEWQFGNASAGQAPPFGQNLAESVLVPFPIESGLSGIKRHQDRMWYRRTFTVPAAWSGRRVQLNFGAVDWEATVYVNGQRAGTHQGGFDSFSFDITGYLNGGTNELIVGVYDPTDAGSQPVGKQTNNPQGIEYTGASGIWQTVWLEPTASARITRLDMTPDVQGSVLKLTVRGAGLSGQTVEAVAFDGTTQVGSATGSVDGEIRIPVPNPKLWSPESPFLYDLRVSLKGGATTVDQVTSYFGMRSVGLKLVGGVLRPVLNGQFVFQMGTLDQGYWPDGIYTAPTDAALKFDIQKHKDLGYNLIRKHIKVEPQRWFYWADKLGILVWQDMPCMDSGKSPTTAAKAQFELEMREMIDEHRSSPSVIVWVIQNEGWGQYDQARLADLAKGWDPSRLVDNMSGVNCCGAVDGGNGDLVDWHVYVGPGSPPPSAKRAAVVGEFGGLGLKVAGHLWNPNGGFFSYEEVPDSATLTSRYVGLIKSIQPLMNRPGLSAAVYTEITDVEGEINGVLTYDRAIVKVDANAVRTAHLNLLAASRQLNSQGLLPVGQHRSLQVMVPGYTDRYLRHFEGLGSTEVVTRTSSGTAKQDATFKVTAGLADAACYSFESRNFPGSYLRHFNSRVRRDARDGSALFDQDATFCARPALDGSPAVSLESKNKPGFYLRHRSSEVWVDALENTAGFRQDATWGIAPPWWQSNANVPQGSFQSLQVTTPGYTNRYLRHIESLARTEVVDGGSNATLKQDATFKLVPGLAESSCYSFESRNYPGQYLRHFNSRVRRDASDGSTVFQQDATFCAQPGLSGTGVSFESFNFPGRYLRHATSEVWTASGIGTSWDSPVSFNEDSSWNVAPAWAP, from the coding sequence ATGACCCCCTTTTCTTGGCGTACCCGCCTGGGCCGTGAGGCCCGGCGGCTGCTGCCCCTGTGTTGTGGTTTGCTCTCCCTTCAAGGCGCTCAGGCGGCCTGGTCCCTGAAGACCCCTCCGCTGTCCACGCAGTGGACGTCCCAGGTGTCCCCGGCCAATGCCCTGCCGGAGTATCCGCGCCCGCAGATGGTCCGCGCGGATTGGCTCAACCTCAACGGGGAGTGGCAGTTCGGCAACGCCTCCGCGGGCCAGGCCCCGCCGTTCGGCCAGAACCTCGCCGAGAGCGTGCTGGTGCCGTTCCCCATCGAGTCCGGGCTGTCGGGAATCAAGCGGCACCAGGACCGCATGTGGTACCGGCGCACCTTCACGGTGCCCGCCGCCTGGAGCGGCCGCCGCGTGCAGTTGAACTTCGGCGCCGTGGACTGGGAGGCCACCGTCTACGTCAACGGCCAGCGCGCCGGCACCCACCAGGGCGGCTTCGACAGCTTCAGCTTCGACATCACCGGTTACCTTAACGGGGGCACCAACGAGCTCATCGTCGGCGTGTATGACCCGACCGACGCGGGCTCTCAGCCCGTGGGCAAGCAGACCAACAACCCCCAGGGCATCGAGTACACGGGCGCCTCGGGCATCTGGCAGACGGTGTGGCTGGAGCCCACGGCCTCGGCGCGCATCACCCGGCTGGACATGACGCCGGATGTGCAGGGCTCGGTGCTGAAGCTCACGGTGCGCGGGGCGGGCCTCAGCGGCCAGACGGTGGAGGCTGTGGCCTTTGATGGCACCACGCAGGTGGGCAGCGCCACGGGCAGCGTGGATGGGGAGATTCGCATCCCCGTGCCCAACCCCAAGCTCTGGTCCCCCGAGAGCCCCTTCCTCTACGACTTGCGCGTGTCGCTCAAGGGCGGCGCCACCACCGTGGATCAGGTCACGAGCTACTTCGGCATGCGCTCGGTGGGCCTGAAGCTCGTGGGCGGCGTGCTGCGGCCGGTGCTCAACGGCCAGTTCGTGTTCCAGATGGGCACGCTGGACCAGGGCTACTGGCCGGATGGCATCTACACCGCGCCCACGGACGCGGCGCTGAAGTTCGACATCCAGAAGCACAAGGACCTCGGCTACAACCTCATCCGCAAGCACATCAAGGTGGAGCCGCAGCGCTGGTTCTACTGGGCCGACAAGCTGGGCATCCTCGTGTGGCAGGACATGCCGTGCATGGACTCGGGCAAGAGCCCCACGACTGCCGCGAAGGCGCAGTTCGAACTCGAGATGCGCGAGATGATCGACGAGCACCGCAGCTCGCCCTCGGTCATCGTCTGGGTGATTCAGAACGAGGGCTGGGGCCAGTACGACCAGGCGCGGCTGGCGGACCTCGCGAAGGGCTGGGACCCCAGCCGCCTCGTGGACAACATGAGCGGCGTCAACTGCTGCGGCGCCGTGGATGGGGGCAATGGGGACTTGGTGGACTGGCACGTCTACGTGGGCCCGGGGTCTCCGCCGCCTTCCGCCAAGCGCGCCGCGGTGGTGGGCGAGTTCGGCGGCCTGGGTCTGAAGGTCGCGGGCCACCTGTGGAACCCCAACGGCGGCTTCTTCAGCTACGAGGAAGTGCCCGACAGCGCGACGCTCACCAGCCGCTACGTGGGGCTCATCAAGTCGATCCAGCCGCTGATGAACCGGCCGGGCCTGAGCGCGGCCGTCTACACGGAAATCACCGACGTGGAGGGGGAAATCAACGGCGTGCTCACGTATGACCGGGCCATCGTCAAGGTGGACGCCAACGCGGTCCGGACGGCGCACCTCAACCTGCTCGCCGCCTCGCGCCAGCTCAATTCCCAGGGCCTCCTGCCCGTGGGGCAGCACCGCTCGTTGCAGGTGATGGTGCCGGGGTACACCGACCGGTACCTGCGCCACTTCGAGGGCCTGGGCAGCACCGAGGTGGTGACCCGCACCAGCAGCGGCACGGCCAAGCAGGACGCGACGTTCAAAGTCACCGCGGGCCTCGCGGATGCGGCCTGCTACTCGTTCGAGTCGCGCAACTTCCCGGGCAGCTATCTGCGGCACTTCAACAGCCGCGTCCGCCGGGACGCGCGCGATGGCTCGGCGCTCTTTGATCAGGACGCCACCTTCTGCGCCCGCCCGGCGCTGGATGGCTCGCCGGCCGTGTCGCTGGAGTCCAAGAACAAGCCGGGCTTCTACCTGCGCCACCGCAGCAGCGAGGTGTGGGTGGACGCACTCGAGAACACCGCCGGCTTCCGTCAGGATGCGACCTGGGGCATCGCGCCACCCTGGTGGCAGAGCAACGCGAATGTCCCCCAGGGCTCGTTCCAGTCCCTCCAGGTGACGACGCCCGGCTACACCAACCGGTACCTGCGCCACATCGAAAGCCTGGCCAGGACGGAGGTGGTGGACGGAGGCAGCAACGCCACGCTCAAGCAGGACGCGACGTTCAAGCTGGTGCCCGGGCTCGCCGAGTCGAGCTGCTACTCGTTCGAGTCACGCAACTACCCGGGCCAGTACCTGCGGCACTTCAACAGCCGCGTCCGCAGGGACGCCTCCGATGGCTCGACGGTCTTCCAGCAGGACGCCACCTTCTGTGCCCAGCCGGGGCTGTCGGGCACCGGCGTCTCCTTCGAGTCCTTCAACTTCCCCGGGCGCTACCTCCGCCATGCCACCTCCGAGGTGTGGACCGCCTCGGGCATTGGCACCAGCTGGGATTCGCCCGTGAGCTTCAACGAGGACTCGAGCTGGAACGTCGCACCCGCCTGGGCCCCCTGA
- a CDS encoding sialidase family protein — translation MNSLSRTSRSSCRSHPRAGRWGWALLLAPVLACAPGEPSGDSPGPVAQVEEALPSGGWSVLMASGGAPIRSITRRSDGWLIGGASTGSGITVWASRDNGASWFVHGSVANNPNVQFGDVTMRAIPGTRTLFCAFREFAGGQWRVTVTRSDNDGDSWVYDSTVVGPTSYFVGAPFLFQRANGDLQVYYDSELLAAQRGYPGHQWIAMQGRRGTTGAWTAYGTVAVSWDKRAGALNRDGMPTVVQLGGDRLMAVIEGVEPFPTGGAHANIINAVQSWDGGKTWDESLRRTIYQSRIDPGSGRRYNAYVPSAIRVGNGPVGVAFCTDEDKAGPPDAASAPVDQRNCHVGYISTTANFETWSGASPVWTATSRNYTPGLFERALNDVIVVIDGLGTSRVLRR, via the coding sequence ATGAACTCTCTGTCTCGGACGAGCCGTAGCTCCTGCCGTTCCCATCCACGCGCCGGGCGGTGGGGGTGGGCCCTCCTGCTGGCGCCGGTGCTCGCATGCGCCCCTGGCGAGCCCTCCGGGGACAGCCCGGGGCCCGTGGCGCAGGTGGAAGAGGCCCTTCCCAGCGGTGGCTGGAGCGTGCTGATGGCCAGCGGTGGGGCGCCGATCCGCAGCATCACCCGCCGCTCGGATGGGTGGCTGATCGGCGGGGCGAGCACGGGCAGTGGCATCACGGTCTGGGCGAGCCGCGACAATGGCGCGAGCTGGTTCGTCCACGGCTCCGTCGCCAACAACCCGAACGTGCAGTTCGGCGACGTGACGATGCGGGCCATCCCCGGCACCCGCACCCTCTTCTGTGCCTTCCGGGAGTTCGCCGGGGGGCAGTGGCGCGTCACGGTCACCCGGAGCGACAACGATGGGGACAGCTGGGTCTACGACAGCACCGTCGTGGGGCCCACGTCCTACTTCGTGGGCGCGCCGTTCCTCTTCCAGCGCGCGAATGGGGATCTCCAGGTGTATTACGACTCGGAGCTGCTCGCGGCGCAGCGCGGGTACCCGGGCCACCAGTGGATCGCCATGCAGGGCCGCCGGGGCACCACGGGCGCGTGGACGGCGTATGGCACCGTGGCCGTGTCCTGGGACAAGCGCGCCGGGGCGCTCAACCGTGATGGCATGCCCACGGTCGTGCAGCTTGGGGGAGACCGGCTCATGGCCGTCATCGAGGGCGTGGAGCCGTTCCCCACCGGGGGCGCCCACGCCAACATCATCAACGCCGTGCAGTCGTGGGACGGCGGCAAGACGTGGGACGAGTCCCTGCGCCGCACCATCTACCAATCGCGCATCGATCCCGGCTCGGGGCGGCGCTACAACGCCTACGTGCCCTCCGCCATCCGCGTCGGCAACGGGCCCGTGGGCGTCGCGTTCTGCACCGACGAGGACAAGGCGGGGCCGCCGGACGCCGCGAGCGCGCCGGTAGACCAGCGCAACTGCCATGTCGGCTACATCAGCACGACGGCCAACTTCGAGACCTGGTCCGGCGCCAGCCCCGTGTGGACGGCCACCTCGCGCAACTACACGCCGGGCCTCTTCGAGCGCGCCCTCAACGACGTCATCGTGGTGATCGACGGGCTGGGCACCAGCCGTGTCCTGAGGCGGTGA